From the genome of Azospirillum brasilense, one region includes:
- a CDS encoding ABC transporter ATP-binding protein — translation MASDVILETRGLTKEFRGFVAVRDVSLRVKRGSIHALIGPNGAGKTTVFNLLTKFLQPSNGNILFNGRDITAVKPADVARLGIIRSFQISAVFPHLSVLENVRVGLQRPLGNSFHFWKSESVLDRLNGRAMELLEDVGLVGYAHRPAAELPYGRKRALEIATTLALEPEMLLLDEPMAGMGHEDIDRIAALIKRVSANRTILMVEHNLSVVSNLSDWITVLARGEILAEGPYAEVSRHPKVREAYMGSGHA, via the coding sequence ATGGCAAGTGACGTCATTCTGGAGACGCGCGGACTGACCAAGGAATTCCGGGGCTTCGTCGCCGTCCGCGACGTCAGCCTGCGGGTGAAGCGGGGGTCCATCCATGCGCTGATCGGTCCCAACGGGGCCGGAAAAACGACCGTTTTCAATCTGCTCACCAAGTTTCTTCAACCCAGCAATGGGAACATCCTGTTCAACGGGCGCGACATCACCGCGGTGAAGCCGGCGGATGTGGCGCGCCTTGGCATCATCCGCTCCTTCCAGATTTCGGCGGTGTTCCCGCATCTGTCGGTTCTGGAGAATGTGCGCGTCGGGCTGCAACGGCCGCTCGGCAACTCTTTCCACTTCTGGAAATCGGAATCGGTGCTCGACCGGCTGAATGGGCGGGCGATGGAGTTGCTGGAGGATGTCGGGCTGGTCGGCTACGCCCACCGGCCGGCGGCGGAGCTTCCCTATGGCCGCAAGCGCGCGCTGGAGATCGCCACGACGTTGGCCCTGGAGCCGGAGATGCTGCTGCTGGACGAGCCGATGGCCGGCATGGGGCACGAGGATATCGACCGCATCGCTGCGCTGATCAAGCGGGTCTCGGCCAACCGCACGATCCTGATGGTCGAACACAACCTGTCCGTGGTTTCCAACCTGTCGGACTGGATCACCGTTCTGGCCCGCGGTGAGATTCTGGCCGAAGGCCCCTACGCCGAGGTGTCGCGTCACCCGAAGGTTCGGGAAGCCTATATGGGGAGCGGTCATGCCTGA
- a CDS encoding ABC transporter ATP-binding protein, with product MPDGATVKTAMLEVSDLHAFYGESHVLHGVNLEVRQGEVVTLLGRNGAGKTTTMRSIMGIVGKRTGSIRFQGQELIGMAPHRIPRLGIGYVPEERGIFASLNVEENLTLPPVVKDGGMTVQQIYELFPNLQGRGSTQGTRLSGGEQQMLAIARILRTGATMILLDEPTEGLAPVIIEQIGVAVRKLKQRGFTVLLVEQNFRFAATIADRHYMMEEGHVVDMIPNNQLAANMEKLHTYLGV from the coding sequence ATGCCTGACGGCGCAACGGTGAAGACCGCGATGCTGGAGGTCTCCGATCTCCACGCCTTCTACGGCGAAAGCCACGTCCTGCACGGGGTGAACCTGGAGGTCCGCCAGGGGGAGGTGGTGACCCTGCTGGGCCGCAACGGCGCCGGCAAGACGACCACCATGCGTTCCATCATGGGCATCGTCGGCAAGCGCACCGGCTCCATCCGCTTCCAGGGGCAGGAACTGATCGGCATGGCGCCTCACAGGATCCCACGCCTGGGCATCGGCTATGTGCCGGAGGAGCGCGGGATCTTCGCCTCGCTCAACGTCGAGGAAAACCTGACGTTGCCGCCCGTCGTGAAGGACGGCGGCATGACGGTCCAGCAGATCTACGAGCTGTTCCCCAACCTGCAGGGCCGGGGCTCGACCCAGGGCACGCGCCTGTCGGGTGGCGAGCAGCAGATGCTGGCCATCGCGCGCATCCTGCGCACCGGCGCCACCATGATCCTGCTCGACGAACCGACGGAAGGGCTGGCCCCGGTGATCATCGAACAAATCGGGGTGGCCGTCCGAAAGCTCAAGCAGCGCGGTTTCACCGTTCTGCTGGTGGAGCAGAACTTCCGCTTCGCCGCCACCATCGCCGACCGCCATTACATGATGGAAGAAGGTCATGTGGTGGACATGATCCCGAACAACCAGCTCGCCGCCAACATGGAGAAGCTGCACACGTATCTGGGTGTCTGA
- a CDS encoding ABC transporter substrate-binding protein has product MIARLLAGAALAALAVGSAQAQQGKISGDVVKIGVLNDRSGLYADLGGEGSAVAVRMAVEEVGGKILGKPIEVVSADHQNKPDIGSNLSREWIDRDGVDVIVDVPNSGVALAVQEVTREKKKIFLMQGPATSRLTGDACSPTGFHWAYDTRALAVGTGQAIVKEGGKSWFFLTADYAFGHQLETDTAAQVKKAGGTVVGAVRAPLNTADFSSFLLQAQSSGAQVIGLANAGGDTITSIKQASEFGLTQSGQQKLAGLLIFLSDVHALGLQVAQDLVLTTGFYWDMDDEKRAWSEKYKAKTGKMPTMVQAGSYSSVKHYLKAIEAAGTDDGPTVAAKMKEMPVNDMFAKNGKILPNGRMVHDMYLARVKKPSESKGPWDYYEIIRTIPGDEAFATLAESGCKLPG; this is encoded by the coding sequence ATGATTGCACGTCTGCTTGCCGGAGCGGCGCTTGCCGCGTTGGCCGTCGGTTCCGCGCAGGCCCAGCAGGGCAAGATCTCCGGCGACGTCGTGAAGATCGGCGTCCTCAACGACCGCTCCGGCCTCTACGCCGATTTGGGCGGCGAGGGCTCGGCGGTCGCCGTCCGCATGGCGGTCGAGGAGGTGGGCGGCAAGATCCTGGGCAAGCCCATCGAGGTCGTCTCGGCCGACCACCAGAACAAGCCGGACATCGGCTCCAACCTCTCCCGCGAATGGATCGACCGCGACGGGGTGGACGTCATCGTCGACGTGCCGAACTCCGGCGTCGCCCTGGCGGTGCAGGAGGTGACGCGCGAGAAGAAGAAGATCTTCCTGATGCAGGGGCCGGCGACCTCGCGCCTGACCGGCGACGCCTGCTCGCCCACCGGCTTCCACTGGGCCTACGACACCCGCGCGCTGGCCGTCGGCACCGGTCAGGCCATCGTGAAGGAGGGCGGCAAGAGCTGGTTCTTCCTGACCGCCGACTACGCCTTCGGCCACCAGCTCGAAACCGACACGGCGGCGCAGGTGAAGAAGGCCGGCGGTACGGTCGTCGGCGCTGTGCGCGCACCGCTGAACACGGCGGACTTCTCCTCCTTCCTGCTGCAGGCGCAGTCGTCGGGCGCGCAGGTCATCGGCCTCGCCAACGCCGGCGGCGACACCATCACCTCGATCAAGCAGGCGTCGGAGTTCGGCCTGACGCAGAGCGGGCAGCAGAAGCTGGCCGGGCTGCTGATCTTCCTGTCGGACGTGCACGCGCTGGGACTCCAGGTCGCCCAGGATCTCGTCCTGACCACCGGCTTCTACTGGGACATGGACGACGAGAAGCGAGCCTGGTCGGAGAAGTACAAGGCGAAGACCGGCAAGATGCCGACCATGGTGCAGGCCGGCAGCTACTCCTCGGTGAAGCACTATCTGAAGGCTATCGAGGCGGCGGGGACCGACGACGGCCCGACCGTTGCCGCCAAGATGAAGGAGATGCCGGTCAACGACATGTTCGCCAAGAACGGCAAGATCCTGCCGAACGGGCGCATGGTCCACGACATGTATCTGGCCCGCGTGAAGAAGCCCAGCGAGTCCAAGGGGCCGTGGGATTATTATGAGATCATCCGCACCATCCCCGGCGACGAGGCCTTCGCCACCCTGGCGGAAAGCGGCTGCAAGCTGCCGGGCTGA
- a CDS encoding MarR family winged helix-turn-helix transcriptional regulator, with translation MRKPYYESILLIERLHRHFLEVLKTELDRLGIQDINNVQSLILYNIGEDEMTVGELTARGYYLGSNVSYNVKKMVENGYLGQERSPHDRRSVRVRLSEKGLDLREKISRMFERHLTALEKAGFSDEELVKANETLRKLERFWSASLDYSGFPLTSAA, from the coding sequence GTGCGCAAACCCTATTATGAAAGCATCCTCTTGATCGAACGGCTTCACCGCCACTTTCTCGAGGTGCTGAAGACCGAGCTTGACCGGCTCGGTATCCAGGACATCAACAACGTCCAGAGCCTGATCCTGTACAACATCGGCGAAGACGAGATGACCGTCGGTGAACTGACGGCGCGCGGCTATTATCTCGGCTCCAACGTGTCCTACAACGTGAAGAAGATGGTCGAGAACGGCTATCTCGGGCAGGAGCGTTCGCCGCACGACCGCCGGTCGGTGCGCGTCCGCCTGTCGGAGAAGGGACTCGATCTCCGCGAGAAGATCAGCCGCATGTTCGAGCGCCACCTGACGGCGCTGGAGAAGGCCGGCTTCAGCGACGAGGAGCTGGTCAAGGCGAACGAGACCCTGCGCAAGCTCGAACGCTTCTGGTCCGCGTCGCTCGACTACAGCGGCTTTCCGCTGACCTCGGCGGCCTGA